The Mercurialis annua linkage group LG2, ddMerAnnu1.2, whole genome shotgun sequence genome contains a region encoding:
- the LOC126669213 gene encoding transcriptional corepressor LEUNIG_HOMOLOG isoform X1: protein MAQSNWEADKMLDVYIYDYLVKKKLHATAKSFMTEGKVAPDPVAIDAPGGFLFEWWSVFWDIFIARTNEKHSEAAAAYIEAQQFKAKEQQQMQIQQLQLMRQAQLQRGGPNNPSLCGPANSIGSEGMLGQPNASAIAAKMYEERMKHSNSLDPETSQPLLDSRMPLLKQATNHPGQLVQGNSGSISAALQQIQARSQQATDIKSEVNLGAVQRSLPMDPSSIYGQGIMQSKPGIGNAGLNSGVGGLPLKGWPLSGIDQIRPSLGAQVQRPLLHGASQFQLLPQQQQQLLAQIQAQGNLGSSPIYGDMDPRKFRGLPRGTLQARDGQPNANDGSIGSPMQSTSSKMNMPQNQQSSSQQQDPSQFQQPQNNRKRKGATSSGPANSTGTGNTVGPNSQPSTPSTHTPGEGISTASNLQHVGNMSKGMMMYGADGTGALASSTNQLEDIEHFGDVGSLDDNVESFLSHDDGDGRDLFSTLKRNPSEHAAETSKGFSFSEVGSICKSNGKVVCCHFSTDGKLLASAGHDKKVVLWNMDTLQADSIPEEHNHIITDVRFRPNTTQLATSSFDTTVRLWDAAEPRYSLQTYTGHTSHVMSLDFHPKKNDLFCSCDGNSEIRFWNINQYSCTRISKGGNAQVRFQPRIGHLLAAAAESVVSIFDVETDRQTHSLQGHSTEVHSVCWDANGDYLASVSQESVRVWSLASGECIHELSSSGNKFHSCVFHPSYSTLLVIGGYQSLELWNMVENKCMTIPAHECVISALAQSPLAGLVASASHDKCVKIWK, encoded by the exons ATGGCTCAGAGTAATTGGGAAGCTGATAAAAT GCTTGACGTATACATATATGATTATTTAGTGAAGAAAAAATTACATGCTACTGCAAAGTCTTTTATGACTGAAGGGAAAGTAGCTCCAGATCCAGTAG CAATTGATGCTCCTGGAGGGTTCCTTTTCGAATGGTGGTCGGTCTTCTGGGATATTTTTATTGCAAGGACAAATGAGAAGCATTCGGAAGCTGCTGCAGCATATATAGAG GCACAGCAATTCAAAGCTAAAGAGCAACAGCAGATGCAAATACAGCAGTTGCAGCTGATGCGTCAAGCCCAGTTGCAACGTGGAGGTCCTAATAATCCAAGTCTTTGTGGTCCAGCAAATAGTATTGGTTCTGAAGGAATGCTTGGGCAACCAAATGCTAGTGCAATTGCTGCAAAAATGTATGAAGAACGGATGAAACATTCTAACTCCTTGGATCCAGAAACTTCCCAACCTCTCCTTGACTCTAGGATGCCTCTATTAAAACAGGCAACAAATCATCCTGG CCAATTAGTTCAAGGGAACTCTGGTAGCATCAGTGCGGCACTGCAACAAATTCAGGCACGCAGTCAACAAGCTACC GATATTAAAAGCGAAGTGAATTTGGGTGCTGTTCAAAGATCGTTGCCTATGGATCCTTCTTCAATATATGGTCAAGGGATCATGCAATCAAAACCTGGAATAGGGAATGCAG gaTTGAACTCTGGAGTCGGCGGTCTTCCATTAAAAGGATGGCCCTTATCA GGGATTGATCAAATTCGACCAAGTTTGGGTGCACAAGTTCAAAGGCCACTTTTACACGGTGCAAGTCAATTTCAGCTTTTGCCACAGCAACAGCAACAGCTTTTGGCACAGATTCAAGCACAAGGCAATCTTGGAAGTTCACCAATCTATGGAGATATGGATCCACGAAAGTTTAGAGGATTGCCTAGGGGCACTTTGCAAGCCAGAGATGGCCAGCCAAATGCCAATGATGGTTCTATTGGTTCTCCAATGCAATCAACATCATCAAAG ATGAATATGCCACAGAATCAACAGTCATCCTCTCAACAACAAGATCCTTCGCAGTTTCAGCAACCGCAG AATAATCGGAAAAGGAAGGGTGCCACATCTTCTGGACCTGCTAATAGTACTGGTACAGGAAATACTGTGGGTCCTAATTCTCAACCATCAACTCCTTCAACTCATACTCCTGGTGAGGGAATTTCTACAGCTAGCAATTTGCAGCACGTCGGTAACATGTCGAAAGGCATGATGATGTATGGTGCTGATGGAACAGGAGCTCTTGCATCATCGACAAACCAACTG GAAGACATTGAGCATTTTGGGGATGTTGGCTCTTTGGATGATAATGTTGAATCTTTTCTCTCACATGATGATGGAGATGGAAGGGATTTGTTTAGCACATTGAAAAGGAACCCTTCTGAACATGCCGCAGAAACTTCCAAGG GTTTTTCCTTCAGTGAAGTTGGTTCTATATGTAAAAGCAACGGCAAAGTTGTTTGTTGTCATTTCTCTACGGATGGGAAGTTATTGGCTAGTGCTGGGCATGACAAAAAG GTTGTTCTTTGGAACATGGACACTCTGCAAGCAGACAGTATTCCTGAGGAACACAACCACATAATCACTGATGTTCGTTTCAGACCAAATACCACTCAGTTGGCAACATCTTCATTTGATACAACTGTTCGATTATGGGATGCTGCAGAA CCAAGATATTCGCTACAGACATATACGGGGCACACCTCGCATGTAATGTCTCTTGACTTCCACCCCAAGAAGAATGACCTTTTCTGCTCTTGTGATGGAAACAGCGAGATACGGTTCTGGAACATCAATCAGTATTCGTGCACTCGCATATCCAAG GGAGGTAATGCACAAGTTAGATTTCAGCCGAGAATAGGACATCTACTAGCTGCAGCAGCAGAGAGTGTTGTGTCCATCTTTGACGTCGAGACTGACAGGCAGACACACTCATTACAG GGTCACTCCACCGAGGTGCACTCTGTCTGTTGGGATGCAAATGGAGACTACTTGGCATCGGTCAGTCAAGAGTCTGTTCGTGTGTGGTCACTAGCCTCAGGAGAATGCATTCATGAACTTAGCTCGAGCGGGAACAAGTTCCATTCCTGTGTTTTCCATCCAAGCTATTCCACTCTGTTGGTCATTGGAGGTTACCAG TCGCTGGAACTGTGGAATATGGTTGAGAACAAGTGTATGACAATTCCTGCTCACGAGTGTGTAATATCCGCCTTAGCGCAGTCACCGCTTGCAGGATTGGTTGCCTCTGCCAGTCATGATAAATGCgtgaaaatctggaaataa
- the LOC126669213 gene encoding transcriptional corepressor LEUNIG_HOMOLOG isoform X2, translating into MAQSNWEADKMLDVYIYDYLVKKKLHATAKSFMTEGKVAPDPVAIDAPGGFLFEWWSVFWDIFIARTNEKHSEAAAAYIEQFKAKEQQQMQIQQLQLMRQAQLQRGGPNNPSLCGPANSIGSEGMLGQPNASAIAAKMYEERMKHSNSLDPETSQPLLDSRMPLLKQATNHPGQLVQGNSGSISAALQQIQARSQQATDIKSEVNLGAVQRSLPMDPSSIYGQGIMQSKPGIGNAGLNSGVGGLPLKGWPLSGIDQIRPSLGAQVQRPLLHGASQFQLLPQQQQQLLAQIQAQGNLGSSPIYGDMDPRKFRGLPRGTLQARDGQPNANDGSIGSPMQSTSSKMNMPQNQQSSSQQQDPSQFQQPQNNRKRKGATSSGPANSTGTGNTVGPNSQPSTPSTHTPGEGISTASNLQHVGNMSKGMMMYGADGTGALASSTNQLEDIEHFGDVGSLDDNVESFLSHDDGDGRDLFSTLKRNPSEHAAETSKGFSFSEVGSICKSNGKVVCCHFSTDGKLLASAGHDKKVVLWNMDTLQADSIPEEHNHIITDVRFRPNTTQLATSSFDTTVRLWDAAEPRYSLQTYTGHTSHVMSLDFHPKKNDLFCSCDGNSEIRFWNINQYSCTRISKGGNAQVRFQPRIGHLLAAAAESVVSIFDVETDRQTHSLQGHSTEVHSVCWDANGDYLASVSQESVRVWSLASGECIHELSSSGNKFHSCVFHPSYSTLLVIGGYQSLELWNMVENKCMTIPAHECVISALAQSPLAGLVASASHDKCVKIWK; encoded by the exons ATGGCTCAGAGTAATTGGGAAGCTGATAAAAT GCTTGACGTATACATATATGATTATTTAGTGAAGAAAAAATTACATGCTACTGCAAAGTCTTTTATGACTGAAGGGAAAGTAGCTCCAGATCCAGTAG CAATTGATGCTCCTGGAGGGTTCCTTTTCGAATGGTGGTCGGTCTTCTGGGATATTTTTATTGCAAGGACAAATGAGAAGCATTCGGAAGCTGCTGCAGCATATATAGAG CAATTCAAAGCTAAAGAGCAACAGCAGATGCAAATACAGCAGTTGCAGCTGATGCGTCAAGCCCAGTTGCAACGTGGAGGTCCTAATAATCCAAGTCTTTGTGGTCCAGCAAATAGTATTGGTTCTGAAGGAATGCTTGGGCAACCAAATGCTAGTGCAATTGCTGCAAAAATGTATGAAGAACGGATGAAACATTCTAACTCCTTGGATCCAGAAACTTCCCAACCTCTCCTTGACTCTAGGATGCCTCTATTAAAACAGGCAACAAATCATCCTGG CCAATTAGTTCAAGGGAACTCTGGTAGCATCAGTGCGGCACTGCAACAAATTCAGGCACGCAGTCAACAAGCTACC GATATTAAAAGCGAAGTGAATTTGGGTGCTGTTCAAAGATCGTTGCCTATGGATCCTTCTTCAATATATGGTCAAGGGATCATGCAATCAAAACCTGGAATAGGGAATGCAG gaTTGAACTCTGGAGTCGGCGGTCTTCCATTAAAAGGATGGCCCTTATCA GGGATTGATCAAATTCGACCAAGTTTGGGTGCACAAGTTCAAAGGCCACTTTTACACGGTGCAAGTCAATTTCAGCTTTTGCCACAGCAACAGCAACAGCTTTTGGCACAGATTCAAGCACAAGGCAATCTTGGAAGTTCACCAATCTATGGAGATATGGATCCACGAAAGTTTAGAGGATTGCCTAGGGGCACTTTGCAAGCCAGAGATGGCCAGCCAAATGCCAATGATGGTTCTATTGGTTCTCCAATGCAATCAACATCATCAAAG ATGAATATGCCACAGAATCAACAGTCATCCTCTCAACAACAAGATCCTTCGCAGTTTCAGCAACCGCAG AATAATCGGAAAAGGAAGGGTGCCACATCTTCTGGACCTGCTAATAGTACTGGTACAGGAAATACTGTGGGTCCTAATTCTCAACCATCAACTCCTTCAACTCATACTCCTGGTGAGGGAATTTCTACAGCTAGCAATTTGCAGCACGTCGGTAACATGTCGAAAGGCATGATGATGTATGGTGCTGATGGAACAGGAGCTCTTGCATCATCGACAAACCAACTG GAAGACATTGAGCATTTTGGGGATGTTGGCTCTTTGGATGATAATGTTGAATCTTTTCTCTCACATGATGATGGAGATGGAAGGGATTTGTTTAGCACATTGAAAAGGAACCCTTCTGAACATGCCGCAGAAACTTCCAAGG GTTTTTCCTTCAGTGAAGTTGGTTCTATATGTAAAAGCAACGGCAAAGTTGTTTGTTGTCATTTCTCTACGGATGGGAAGTTATTGGCTAGTGCTGGGCATGACAAAAAG GTTGTTCTTTGGAACATGGACACTCTGCAAGCAGACAGTATTCCTGAGGAACACAACCACATAATCACTGATGTTCGTTTCAGACCAAATACCACTCAGTTGGCAACATCTTCATTTGATACAACTGTTCGATTATGGGATGCTGCAGAA CCAAGATATTCGCTACAGACATATACGGGGCACACCTCGCATGTAATGTCTCTTGACTTCCACCCCAAGAAGAATGACCTTTTCTGCTCTTGTGATGGAAACAGCGAGATACGGTTCTGGAACATCAATCAGTATTCGTGCACTCGCATATCCAAG GGAGGTAATGCACAAGTTAGATTTCAGCCGAGAATAGGACATCTACTAGCTGCAGCAGCAGAGAGTGTTGTGTCCATCTTTGACGTCGAGACTGACAGGCAGACACACTCATTACAG GGTCACTCCACCGAGGTGCACTCTGTCTGTTGGGATGCAAATGGAGACTACTTGGCATCGGTCAGTCAAGAGTCTGTTCGTGTGTGGTCACTAGCCTCAGGAGAATGCATTCATGAACTTAGCTCGAGCGGGAACAAGTTCCATTCCTGTGTTTTCCATCCAAGCTATTCCACTCTGTTGGTCATTGGAGGTTACCAG TCGCTGGAACTGTGGAATATGGTTGAGAACAAGTGTATGACAATTCCTGCTCACGAGTGTGTAATATCCGCCTTAGCGCAGTCACCGCTTGCAGGATTGGTTGCCTCTGCCAGTCATGATAAATGCgtgaaaatctggaaataa
- the LOC126669213 gene encoding transcriptional corepressor LEUNIG_HOMOLOG isoform X3 produces MAQSNWEADKMLDVYIYDYLVKKKLHATAKSFMTEGKVAPDPVAIDAPGGFLFEWWSVFWDIFIARTNEKHSEAAAAYIEAQQFKAKEQQQMQIQQLQLMRQAQLQRGGPNNPSLCGPANSIGSEGMLGQPNASAIAAKMYEERMKHSNSLDPETSQPLLDSRMPLLKQATNHPGQLVQGNSGSISAALQQIQDIKSEVNLGAVQRSLPMDPSSIYGQGIMQSKPGIGNAGLNSGVGGLPLKGWPLSGIDQIRPSLGAQVQRPLLHGASQFQLLPQQQQQLLAQIQAQGNLGSSPIYGDMDPRKFRGLPRGTLQARDGQPNANDGSIGSPMQSTSSKMNMPQNQQSSSQQQDPSQFQQPQNNRKRKGATSSGPANSTGTGNTVGPNSQPSTPSTHTPGEGISTASNLQHVGNMSKGMMMYGADGTGALASSTNQLEDIEHFGDVGSLDDNVESFLSHDDGDGRDLFSTLKRNPSEHAAETSKGFSFSEVGSICKSNGKVVCCHFSTDGKLLASAGHDKKVVLWNMDTLQADSIPEEHNHIITDVRFRPNTTQLATSSFDTTVRLWDAAEPRYSLQTYTGHTSHVMSLDFHPKKNDLFCSCDGNSEIRFWNINQYSCTRISKGGNAQVRFQPRIGHLLAAAAESVVSIFDVETDRQTHSLQGHSTEVHSVCWDANGDYLASVSQESVRVWSLASGECIHELSSSGNKFHSCVFHPSYSTLLVIGGYQSLELWNMVENKCMTIPAHECVISALAQSPLAGLVASASHDKCVKIWK; encoded by the exons ATGGCTCAGAGTAATTGGGAAGCTGATAAAAT GCTTGACGTATACATATATGATTATTTAGTGAAGAAAAAATTACATGCTACTGCAAAGTCTTTTATGACTGAAGGGAAAGTAGCTCCAGATCCAGTAG CAATTGATGCTCCTGGAGGGTTCCTTTTCGAATGGTGGTCGGTCTTCTGGGATATTTTTATTGCAAGGACAAATGAGAAGCATTCGGAAGCTGCTGCAGCATATATAGAG GCACAGCAATTCAAAGCTAAAGAGCAACAGCAGATGCAAATACAGCAGTTGCAGCTGATGCGTCAAGCCCAGTTGCAACGTGGAGGTCCTAATAATCCAAGTCTTTGTGGTCCAGCAAATAGTATTGGTTCTGAAGGAATGCTTGGGCAACCAAATGCTAGTGCAATTGCTGCAAAAATGTATGAAGAACGGATGAAACATTCTAACTCCTTGGATCCAGAAACTTCCCAACCTCTCCTTGACTCTAGGATGCCTCTATTAAAACAGGCAACAAATCATCCTGG CCAATTAGTTCAAGGGAACTCTGGTAGCATCAGTGCGGCACTGCAACAAATTCAG GATATTAAAAGCGAAGTGAATTTGGGTGCTGTTCAAAGATCGTTGCCTATGGATCCTTCTTCAATATATGGTCAAGGGATCATGCAATCAAAACCTGGAATAGGGAATGCAG gaTTGAACTCTGGAGTCGGCGGTCTTCCATTAAAAGGATGGCCCTTATCA GGGATTGATCAAATTCGACCAAGTTTGGGTGCACAAGTTCAAAGGCCACTTTTACACGGTGCAAGTCAATTTCAGCTTTTGCCACAGCAACAGCAACAGCTTTTGGCACAGATTCAAGCACAAGGCAATCTTGGAAGTTCACCAATCTATGGAGATATGGATCCACGAAAGTTTAGAGGATTGCCTAGGGGCACTTTGCAAGCCAGAGATGGCCAGCCAAATGCCAATGATGGTTCTATTGGTTCTCCAATGCAATCAACATCATCAAAG ATGAATATGCCACAGAATCAACAGTCATCCTCTCAACAACAAGATCCTTCGCAGTTTCAGCAACCGCAG AATAATCGGAAAAGGAAGGGTGCCACATCTTCTGGACCTGCTAATAGTACTGGTACAGGAAATACTGTGGGTCCTAATTCTCAACCATCAACTCCTTCAACTCATACTCCTGGTGAGGGAATTTCTACAGCTAGCAATTTGCAGCACGTCGGTAACATGTCGAAAGGCATGATGATGTATGGTGCTGATGGAACAGGAGCTCTTGCATCATCGACAAACCAACTG GAAGACATTGAGCATTTTGGGGATGTTGGCTCTTTGGATGATAATGTTGAATCTTTTCTCTCACATGATGATGGAGATGGAAGGGATTTGTTTAGCACATTGAAAAGGAACCCTTCTGAACATGCCGCAGAAACTTCCAAGG GTTTTTCCTTCAGTGAAGTTGGTTCTATATGTAAAAGCAACGGCAAAGTTGTTTGTTGTCATTTCTCTACGGATGGGAAGTTATTGGCTAGTGCTGGGCATGACAAAAAG GTTGTTCTTTGGAACATGGACACTCTGCAAGCAGACAGTATTCCTGAGGAACACAACCACATAATCACTGATGTTCGTTTCAGACCAAATACCACTCAGTTGGCAACATCTTCATTTGATACAACTGTTCGATTATGGGATGCTGCAGAA CCAAGATATTCGCTACAGACATATACGGGGCACACCTCGCATGTAATGTCTCTTGACTTCCACCCCAAGAAGAATGACCTTTTCTGCTCTTGTGATGGAAACAGCGAGATACGGTTCTGGAACATCAATCAGTATTCGTGCACTCGCATATCCAAG GGAGGTAATGCACAAGTTAGATTTCAGCCGAGAATAGGACATCTACTAGCTGCAGCAGCAGAGAGTGTTGTGTCCATCTTTGACGTCGAGACTGACAGGCAGACACACTCATTACAG GGTCACTCCACCGAGGTGCACTCTGTCTGTTGGGATGCAAATGGAGACTACTTGGCATCGGTCAGTCAAGAGTCTGTTCGTGTGTGGTCACTAGCCTCAGGAGAATGCATTCATGAACTTAGCTCGAGCGGGAACAAGTTCCATTCCTGTGTTTTCCATCCAAGCTATTCCACTCTGTTGGTCATTGGAGGTTACCAG TCGCTGGAACTGTGGAATATGGTTGAGAACAAGTGTATGACAATTCCTGCTCACGAGTGTGTAATATCCGCCTTAGCGCAGTCACCGCTTGCAGGATTGGTTGCCTCTGCCAGTCATGATAAATGCgtgaaaatctggaaataa
- the LOC126666934 gene encoding NADH dehydrogenase [ubiquinone] 1 beta subcomplex subunit 8, mitochondrial, translated as MAAGRLSNVASRIMGGNGVVGRSIGSSLRLRSGMGLPVGRHIVPDKPLSVNDELTWDNGTNLPEPCIDRIADTVGKYEALAWLCGGLSCFGALGLLAVWNDKASKIPFAPKVYPYDNLRVELGGEP; from the exons ATGGCAGCAGGTAGATTGAGCAACGTGGCGTCACGGATCATGGGAGGAAACGGCGTCGTAGGCCGTTCAATCGGTTCGTCCCTTCGCCTTCGCTCCGGCATGGGACTTCCCGTCGGCAGACACATCGTCCCTGATAAACCT CTTTCAGTAAATGACGAATTAACCTGGGACAACGGAACTAATCTCCCTGAACCTTGTATTGATCGCATTGCCGATACGGTTGGGAAG TATGAGGCATTAGCTTGGTTGTGTGGAGGTTTAAGCTGTTTTGGTGCACTTGGATTGTTGGCTGTCTGGAATGATAAAGCATCTAAGATACCTTTT GCGCCAAAAGTTTATCCATATGACAACCTGCGAGTGGAGCTCGGAGGAGAACCTTAG
- the LOC126669956 gene encoding cyclin-dependent kinase inhibitor 5, with amino-acid sequence MGRYIRKSKTTSELAVMDLSFGVRTRAKTLALQRQQRQPPPPPPPPSSLPPSPPSSFGYLQLRSRRLKKPPVLVHVTKRQKPGHSHNSSKIGLNPNFNSNFSSNSSKSSSKVRVSPPDSAGDIDDNNNYKGIEEASFGENVLDFEGRERSTRESTPCSLIRDPESIRTPGSTTRPSATETNRRLQNSTPRHIPTSHEMDEFFTGAEEQQQRRFIDKYNFDPVKDKPLPGRYEWEKMDP; translated from the exons ATGGGTAGATACATAAGGAAGTCCAAAACGACATCCGAACTTGCCGTTATGGACCTCTCTTTCGGTGTCCGTACCCGCGCCAAAACCCTCGCTCTCCAGCGCCAACAACGCCAACCTCCTCCTCCACCGCCACCTCCTTCGTCTCTTCCGCCGTCTCCGCCTAGCTCCTTCGGTTATCTCCAGCTCCGTAGCCGCCGTCTCAAGAAACCGCCTGTTCTTGTACATGTAACTAAGCGCCAGAAGCCTGGCCATAGCCACAATAGTAGTAAAATAGGTCTTAACCCTAATTTTAACAGTAACTTCAGCTCTAATTCCTCTAAATCCAGCTCAAAAGTCCGGGTCAGCCCGCCCGATTCTGCGGGTGATattgatgataataataattataaggGCATTGAAGAGGCTTCTTTTGGTGAAAATGTTTTGGATTTTGAAGGTAGAGAGAG gAGCACTAGAGAATCAACTCCTTGTAGTTTGATTAGGGACCCAGAAAGCATACGAACCCCTGGTTCAACTACTAGACCCAGCGCAACTGAAACTAACAGGAGATTACAGAACTCCACGCCTAGGCACATCCCGACATCACATGAAATGGATGAATTCTTTACTGGCGCTGAAGAACAGCAGCAGAGACGATTTATCGACAA GTATAACTTTGACCCTGTTAAAGACAAGCCACTCCCAGGACGGTACGAATGGGAAAAAATGGATCCTTAG